The Helianthus annuus cultivar XRQ/B chromosome 16, HanXRQr2.0-SUNRISE, whole genome shotgun sequence genome includes a window with the following:
- the LOC110918866 gene encoding uncharacterized mitochondrial protein AtMg00810-like, with translation MTRLAHEFAMKDLDPLSFFLGISVTCDKNSMFLSQHAYAAEIVEHPGMSSCRPVHTPVDTHVKLSATGGDPFHDPTLYRSLAGALQYLTFTRPDISYAVQQICIHMHAPTTVHWEALKRIIRYIQRTQSYGLTLGPSTDPRLLAYRDADWAGCPDTHRSTSGYCVYYGDNLISWSSKRQATISRSSAEAEYRG, from the coding sequence ATGACTAGATTGGCACATGAATTTGCCATGAAGGACCTTGATCCTCTCAGTTTCTTCCTTGGTATATCGGTTACTTGCGACAAAAATTCTATGTTTCTGTCCCAGCATGCATACGCCGCCGAAATAGTTGAACATCCAGGTATGTCCTCATGTCGCCCGGTTCACACTCCCGTGGACACTCACGTAAAATTAAGTGCCACCGGGGGTGACCCATTCCACGATCCTACTCTTTATCGGAGTCTTGCTGGAGCCCTTCAGTATTTAACCTTTACAAGACCCGACATAAGCTATGCAGTACAACAAATATGCATACACATGCACGCACCAACTACCGTACACTGGGAAGCTCTCAAACGCATCATTCGGTACATTCAGAGAACTCAATCATATGGACTCACACTTGGCCCTTCTACTGACCCGCGTCTTCTTGCTTATAGGGATGCCGATTGGGCCGGCTGCCCCGATACCCACCGTTCCACCAGTGGATACTGCGTGTACTATGGTGATAATCTCATCTCCTGGTCCTCCAAGCGTCAAGCCACCATCTCTCGCTCTAGTGCGGAAGCTGAATACCGAGGGTAG